Proteins encoded in a region of the Polyodon spathula isolate WHYD16114869_AA chromosome 9, ASM1765450v1, whole genome shotgun sequence genome:
- the LOC121321137 gene encoding THAP domain-containing protein 5-like yields MKRGVWLPSKHQYLCSDHFTPDSFDVRWGIRYLKHSAVPTVFAFSHDRHGSQAVQEEWSRPHTRKKKAVPKEKAADSNDINTFVKPSPSTKKKSLLLKKQDETEKAASPQIEYVEKENSETAYSVESEQNCQKENIKLNDQEGAHSSEILNTNASAVDTTNNPQDAKEELKEKFISVKSDPPSENESTEKQLDSTSPITWESDGNRAPYHSVEPTNETLNTDTITRPVGHNEEICALVEPPDTQQCTDADHIFFSEHSYCRQDTDKEHLWKKIASLHEKITELEKNEERTVAKLNSLANLITHLKQENIVSEEKLKVLENYFTTLEFSVVQ; encoded by the exons ATGAAACGAGGAGTGTGGCTCCCCAGTAAACATCAGTATTTATGTAGTGATCATTTCACTCCAGACTCCTTTGATGTGCGCTGGGGTATACGGTATCTGAAGCACAGTGCTGTACCTACAGTTTTTGCATTCTCGCATGATCGGCATGGCTCACAAGCAGTACAG GAGGAATGGTCTAGGCCAcatacaagaaagaaaaaagcagtgCCAAAGGAAAAGGCAGCTGATAGCAATGACATAAATACATTTGTCAAACCTTCTCCTTCAACGAAGAAAAaatctttgcttttaaaaaagcaagatgAAACAGAAAAAGCAGCCAGCCCTCAAATTGAATATGTTGAAAAGGAAAACTCAGAGACAGCTTACTCTGTGGAATCAGAACAAAACTGCcaaaaggaaaacataaaactAAATGACCAGGAAGGTGCACATTCTTCTGAGATACTTAACACAAATGCTTCAGCTGTAGACACCACAAACAATCCACAAGATGCAAAAGAAGAGCTGAAGGAAAAGTTCATATCGGTCAAGTCTGATCCCCCATCTGAGAATGAGTCCACTGAAAAGCAGCTTGATTCAACGTCTCCAATCACCTGGGAGTCTGATGGAAACCGAGCTCCATATCACTCTGTTGAACCAACGAATGAAACTTTAAATACAGACACCATTACACGTCCTGTTGGGCATAATGAAGAAATCTGTGCTTTAGTTGAACCACCTGATACACAGCAGTGCACTGATGCAGATCACATCTTTTTTTCTGAACATTCGTATTGCAGACAGGACACTGACAAGGAGCATCTATGGAAAAAAATTGCCAGTCTGCATGAAAAGATAACAGAGCTGGAGAAAAACGAAGAGAGAACAGTAGCTAAACTTAACTCACTTGCTAATCTTATTACACATTTAAAGCAGGAGAATATTGTTTCTGAAGAGAAGTTGAAGGTTTTGGAAAACTATTTTACAACGCTTGAGTTTTCTGTGGTGCAATGA